Proteins from a single region of Ensifer adhaerens:
- a CDS encoding beta-mannosidase, whose protein sequence is MLSEDYTRTAIRLDLQGDWKLSSADNSHALAMTLPGDVHTALLKAGVIDDPYVGRNENDVQWVAHKDWVIERTVSVSAQDLAGYWYLDLESLDTVASVFVNDVAVLEAENCFRRYRPDVSKALVAGENRIRIVLRSSIAEGARRQAEQPFYVPYHPGNSPIANGNMLRKPQCHFGWDWNLAIAPLGVYGEIALCRLEIARIEHVTTKQVWLDDGSVDLVVTVTLFADGPGIVPIHFSLDDDRERLDCAVGKGETRITHVFSVAKPKRWWPAGSGEQHLSRLIVEVPQEQVTRQIGFRTIELLTDKDEAGSRFAFRVNGREIFCRGANWIPADALMSRVTPDGVEDLLISAVDANMNMIRVWGGGFYEPDWFYDLCDRLGLLVWQDFMFACNLYPSTPDFLENVAAEVDYQAKRLSSHPSIAVWCGDNELVGALTWFDEPRKDRDRYLVSYDRLNRTIEVALKAALPEAIWWPSSPASGYLDFGDAWHADGSGDMHYWSVWHENKSFDNYRSVRPRFCSEFGFQSYTSMPVIRQFAAEKDLNIASPVIESHQKNVGGNERIAGTMFRYFRFPKDFPAFVYLSQVQQGLAIRTAVDYWRSLKPHCMGTLYWQLNDTWPVASWSSLDYGGSWKAMHYMVRRFFQPVSVAAIPSTDGKDIAFSMVNDTAEPVTVELQTFLVSLDGERTPLTAAAGTCSPDRAATLMTIAASDVPADHLLFWSFEASNGMRGEGHHVNGTYKALDLRPSGLTLDVAPAGEGAFDVTVKASGLALHVMIEADVAGRYSDNAFDLLAGETKVVRFAPKVPLAAGELPRFAAFDLESCQGKG, encoded by the coding sequence ATGCTCTCTGAGGACTACACCCGCACCGCCATCCGTCTCGACTTACAGGGGGACTGGAAGCTCAGCTCCGCCGACAACAGCCATGCGCTGGCGATGACGTTGCCGGGCGATGTGCACACGGCACTGCTGAAGGCCGGTGTGATCGATGATCCCTATGTCGGCCGCAACGAGAACGACGTGCAGTGGGTGGCGCACAAGGACTGGGTGATCGAACGTACGGTGTCCGTCTCGGCGCAGGATCTCGCCGGCTACTGGTATCTCGATCTCGAAAGCCTGGATACGGTTGCCTCGGTCTTCGTCAACGACGTGGCGGTGCTCGAAGCCGAGAACTGCTTCCGCCGCTACCGGCCGGATGTCTCGAAGGCGCTCGTTGCCGGTGAAAACCGCATCCGCATCGTGCTGCGTTCCTCAATCGCGGAGGGTGCACGGCGGCAGGCGGAGCAGCCGTTCTACGTGCCCTATCATCCCGGCAATTCGCCGATTGCCAACGGCAACATGCTGCGCAAGCCCCAGTGCCATTTCGGCTGGGATTGGAATCTGGCGATCGCGCCGCTCGGCGTCTATGGCGAGATCGCCCTTTGCCGGCTGGAGATCGCCCGCATCGAGCACGTGACGACGAAGCAGGTCTGGCTGGACGACGGTTCGGTCGATCTGGTCGTAACCGTGACGCTCTTTGCCGACGGCCCCGGCATCGTGCCGATCCATTTTTCGCTCGACGATGACCGCGAGCGCCTCGACTGCGCCGTCGGCAAGGGCGAGACGCGCATCACCCATGTTTTCAGCGTTGCAAAACCGAAGCGCTGGTGGCCGGCGGGCAGCGGCGAGCAGCATCTGTCACGGCTGATCGTCGAGGTGCCGCAGGAGCAGGTAACACGCCAGATCGGGTTTAGAACTATCGAGCTTCTGACCGACAAGGATGAGGCGGGCAGCCGCTTTGCCTTCCGCGTCAACGGCCGCGAGATCTTCTGCAGGGGCGCCAACTGGATTCCGGCTGACGCGCTTATGTCGCGGGTGACGCCTGATGGCGTCGAGGACCTTTTGATCTCGGCGGTCGACGCCAACATGAACATGATCCGGGTCTGGGGCGGCGGCTTCTACGAGCCGGACTGGTTCTACGACCTCTGCGACCGGCTGGGGCTTTTGGTCTGGCAGGACTTCATGTTCGCCTGCAACCTCTATCCCTCGACGCCGGACTTCCTCGAAAATGTCGCGGCCGAAGTGGACTACCAGGCCAAGCGCCTGTCGTCGCATCCGTCGATCGCAGTCTGGTGCGGCGACAACGAGCTCGTCGGCGCGCTGACCTGGTTCGACGAGCCGCGCAAGGATCGTGATCGCTATCTCGTTTCCTATGATCGGCTGAACCGCACGATCGAGGTGGCGCTGAAAGCGGCGCTGCCGGAAGCAATCTGGTGGCCGTCGAGCCCGGCCTCCGGCTATCTAGATTTCGGCGACGCCTGGCATGCCGACGGATCCGGCGACATGCACTACTGGTCGGTCTGGCACGAGAACAAGTCCTTCGACAATTACCGCAGCGTGCGCCCGCGCTTCTGCTCGGAATTCGGCTTCCAGTCCTATACGTCGATGCCGGTCATCCGTCAGTTTGCGGCGGAGAAGGACCTCAACATCGCGTCGCCCGTGATCGAGAGCCACCAGAAGAATGTCGGCGGCAACGAACGCATCGCCGGCACGATGTTCCGCTATTTCCGCTTCCCCAAGGATTTCCCGGCTTTCGTCTATCTGAGCCAGGTCCAGCAGGGGCTGGCGATCCGCACGGCGGTCGACTACTGGCGTTCGCTGAAGCCCCATTGCATGGGCACGCTTTACTGGCAGCTCAACGACACCTGGCCGGTCGCTTCCTGGTCGAGCTTGGACTATGGCGGCAGCTGGAAGGCGATGCACTACATGGTCCGCCGCTTCTTCCAGCCGGTCTCGGTCGCGGCGATTCCGTCGACCGACGGCAAGGACATTGCCTTCTCGATGGTCAACGACACGGCCGAGCCTGTCACCGTCGAGCTGCAGACGTTCCTGGTTTCGCTCGATGGCGAACGCACGCCGCTGACGGCCGCTGCCGGCACCTGCAGCCCGGATCGTGCTGCAACCCTGATGACGATCGCGGCTTCCGATGTTCCCGCTGATCACCTGCTGTTCTGGTCCTTCGAGGCGTCGAACGGCATGCGCGGCGAGGGCCATCACGTCAACGGCACCTACAAGGCGCTTGATCTCAGGCCATCCGGCCTGACGCTCGACGTGGCGCCGGCGGGCGAGGGCGCGTTCGACGTTACCGTCAAGGCGAGTGGGCTCGCACTGCATGTAATGATCGAGGCGGATGTCGCGGGTCGCTACTCCGACAATGCCTTCGATCTTCTCGCTGGCGAGACGAAGGTCGTCCGCTTCGCGCCGAAAGTCCCGCTCGCTGCGGGCGAGCTTCCGCGCTTTGCCGCCTTCGATCTCGAATCCTGCCAGGGAAAAGGTTGA